The genomic region TGCACCTGCATATTTTGGTCTTTAACCAGTTTGGCAATGAAAACTTTGCCTACTCGGGGATCTAGAGTTCCCCTAACCATTTTAGTTGTATTGCCAGGATCCAATACTATTTTTTCCCAGGCCGTGTTTTCCATGATGTCATTGAGTCTATCGTTGGCAAATCCCTGCCAAACTTGACCCAGAGGTTTGGTGAGAAAATTCTTACCCTTCTGCTCAGGGAAAATATGGAAGAAGGCAGCATCAGCTAGGTCATATAAAGCCTTACTACTAATGTTTCTGCTGTTAATTACCATTTGCCATTTTTGTCGAGTGGATGATGTATAAGTTCCTAGCTGTCTACGTGAGTTTTCGGTGAGCATGGCAAGTTTTTCCACAACTTCCATGGCAGTTTTATCCCATTCTTCCCGTAAACTTTCATCCTCCGGTTCGCTGCTAAGAGTCCTTCCTGTTAGACTGGGGTTTTTTTCCCAAAATACCTGATTCACCAAATTGGTAAAGAACCTGGAATTGATGTTTAGTTCTTCTAGGCGATCGCGCAGTTTTTGCTTACGTTGTTTTTCTTCTGGGGAGTAGTTAGCGGTGGGATTTACAGATGGTGTAGTTGTGGGTGTGGGAGATGTGACATTAGAGGTACTAATTGGCTGATAACGATTATTAAACCCCCACCATAATAGTCCTGCACTGGTGAACATAGCCATAGTAACCATCATTATGTTAGTTGTAGTCCAAACACCTGTGGTTTCAGGTGTGGAGGTAATGGGTGTAGATGGTTGGGGAGGAGAAATTGCCATTGTTTGACTGGTGAGGGACTGGGAGGTAGGAGAACTCACCCTTTGGTAGTTAAGAGCATCTAAAACCTGACTAGCTGTTTGATAGCGATCGCCTGGTTTATAGGAGAGCATGCGGTCTAAAACTTGACCTAGGAGTGGACTGAGTCTAACTTCTCGTCGCCATTGCCACTGTAAGGTTTGAGTATCAATTATTTCCTGGGGCATTTTACCTGTAAGTAATACTAAAACAGTTACAGCTAAAGCATATAGGTCGCTATGAGGGTAAACTAAACCTGTTTGCATTTGTTCAGGTGGTGCGAATCCCACTTTTCCTAATAAGGTGCCACTAGGAGTATTTTGACCGGATTGGTAATACTGAGAAGCCAGATTGGCAGCAACTTGTTTGACTCCTCCGAAATCAATTAGTACTGGTAACTGATCGGAACTTCTCAAGATTAAGTTATCAGGGGAAATATCTCGATGAATCACCCCCATGCTGTGAATATATTGCAAAACTGGCAGAATTTGTTCTAAGAGTTGACGAACTGCAGTTTCGGAAAATTTTAGCCCCTGTTGTTGTTGAGTATTGAGTAAAGAGCTATAGGTTGTTCCTTGAACGTAGTCCTGGACTAAAAATAGATATTCCTTTCCCTCTAGATGAATGGGCAATAATTCCCGAAACCGGGGTATTTGAGGGTGTTCCAACTTATAAAGTAC from Cylindrospermopsis curvispora GIHE-G1 harbors:
- a CDS encoding serine/threonine-protein kinase; amino-acid sequence: MDNKIPVPNYSSMNTNLLGKTLSDRYVIIRQLGQGGFGRTYLAEDMNRFREYCVLKEFSPVVQTPDAIQKAQELFEREATVLYKLEHPQIPRFRELLPIHLEGKEYLFLVQDYVQGTTYSSLLNTQQQQGLKFSETAVRQLLEQILPVLQYIHSMGVIHRDISPDNLILRSSDQLPVLIDFGGVKQVAANLASQYYQSGQNTPSGTLLGKVGFAPPEQMQTGLVYPHSDLYALAVTVLVLLTGKMPQEIIDTQTLQWQWRREVRLSPLLGQVLDRMLSYKPGDRYQTASQVLDALNYQRVSSPTSQSLTSQTMAISPPQPSTPITSTPETTGVWTTTNIMMVTMAMFTSAGLLWWGFNNRYQPISTSNVTSPTPTTTPSVNPTANYSPEEKQRKQKLRDRLEELNINSRFFTNLVNQVFWEKNPSLTGRTLSSEPEDESLREEWDKTAMEVVEKLAMLTENSRRQLGTYTSSTRQKWQMVINSRNISSKALYDLADAAFFHIFPEQKGKNFLTKPLGQVWQGFANDRLNDIMENTAWEKIVLDPGNTTKMVRGTLDPRVGKVFIAKLVKDQNMQVQLDANTEVLLSIYSPSGKTKFLEDSKLRQLSQILPESGFYEFVLVSTASKPEDYEFSLTIENPPAPEPIETPTPEITPETTPESVQ